In the genome of Meles meles chromosome 2, mMelMel3.1 paternal haplotype, whole genome shotgun sequence, one region contains:
- the STAP1 gene encoding signal-transducing adaptor protein 1 isoform X5: MMAKNPPKPAPRRIFQERLKITALPLYFEGFLLVKRSEYQEYKHYWTELRGTTLFFYSDKKSPTTENTESGEEWRGFILTVTELSVPLHVSLLPGQVIRLHEVLEREKKRRIETEQTPSSAVEKKEPTEDYADVLSPMPACFYTVSRKEATEMLEKNPSLGNMILRPGSDSKSYSITIRQEIDMPRIKHYKVMSVGKNYTIELEKPVTLPNLFSVIDYFMKETRGNLRPFIYSADENSETERFPVTPLK; the protein is encoded by the exons ATGATGGCTAAGAACCCCCCGAAACCAGCCCCTCGCAGGATCTTCCAAGAAAGGTTAAAGATTACTGCTCTACCTTTGTACTTTGAAGGGTTTTTGTTAGTCAAGAGGTCAGAATACCAG GAATATAAACATTACTGGACAGAACTGAGAGGAActacacttttcttttattctgacaAAAAAAGTCCAACA ACAGAGAACACGGAAAGTGGGGAAGAATGGAGAGGCTTCATTCTTACAGTAACAGAG CTGTCAGTTCCCCTACACGtgtccctcctccctgggcaAGTAATTCGACTGCACGAAgtcctagagagagagaaaaaaaggaggattGAGACAGAGCAGACCCCGAGCTCAGCTGTGGAAAAGAAGGAACCGACTGAAGATTATGCAGATGTACTGAGCCCTATGCCAGC ATGTTTTTATACCGTGTCCCGGAAAGAAGCAACTGAGATGCTTGAGAAGAACCCTTCTTTGGGAAATATGATCCTGAGACCTGGTAGTGACAGCAAAAGCTACTCCATCACTATCCGGCAGGAGATAGA catgccAAGAATCAAGCACTACAAAGTGATGAGTGTAGGAAAAAACTACACTATTGAACTGGAAAAACCC GTAACACTCCCAAACCTTTTCAGTGTCATTGATTATTTCATGAAAGAGACTCGAGGAAATTTACGACCATTTATATATTCAGCTGATGAAAACTCTG
- the STAP1 gene encoding signal-transducing adaptor protein 1 isoform X2 yields MMAKNPPKPAPRRIFQERLKITALPLYFEGFLLVKRSEYQEYKHYWTELRGTTLFFYSDKKSPTYVDKLDLIDLTGLTDQNSTVKNCAKFTLVLPKEEVQLKTENTESGEEWRGFILTVTELSVPLHVSLLPGQVIRLHEVLEREKKRRIETEQTPSSAVEKKEPTEDYADVLSPMPACFYTVSRKEATEMLEKNPSLGNMILRPGSDSKSYSITIRQEIDMPRIKHYKVMSVGKNYTIELEKPVTLPNLFSVIDYFMKETRGNLRPFIYSADENSAEFPEARSTFK; encoded by the exons ATGATGGCTAAGAACCCCCCGAAACCAGCCCCTCGCAGGATCTTCCAAGAAAGGTTAAAGATTACTGCTCTACCTTTGTACTTTGAAGGGTTTTTGTTAGTCAAGAGGTCAGAATACCAG GAATATAAACATTACTGGACAGAACTGAGAGGAActacacttttcttttattctgacaAAAAAAGTCCAACA TATGTTGACAAGTTAGACCTAATAGACCTCACAGGTCTTACTGACCAGAATTCAACTGTAAAGAATTGTGCAAAATTCACCCTTGTTTTGCCAAAAGAGGAAGTGCAACTGAAG ACAGAGAACACGGAAAGTGGGGAAGAATGGAGAGGCTTCATTCTTACAGTAACAGAG CTGTCAGTTCCCCTACACGtgtccctcctccctgggcaAGTAATTCGACTGCACGAAgtcctagagagagagaaaaaaaggaggattGAGACAGAGCAGACCCCGAGCTCAGCTGTGGAAAAGAAGGAACCGACTGAAGATTATGCAGATGTACTGAGCCCTATGCCAGC ATGTTTTTATACCGTGTCCCGGAAAGAAGCAACTGAGATGCTTGAGAAGAACCCTTCTTTGGGAAATATGATCCTGAGACCTGGTAGTGACAGCAAAAGCTACTCCATCACTATCCGGCAGGAGATAGA catgccAAGAATCAAGCACTACAAAGTGATGAGTGTAGGAAAAAACTACACTATTGAACTGGAAAAACCC GTAACACTCCCAAACCTTTTCAGTGTCATTGATTATTTCATGAAAGAGACTCGAGGAAATTTACGACCATTTATATATTCAGCTGATGAAAACTCTG
- the STAP1 gene encoding signal-transducing adaptor protein 1 isoform X3: MMAKNPPKPAPRRIFQERLKITALPLYFEGFLLVKRSEYQEYKHYWTELRGTTLFFYSDKKSPTYVDKLDLIDLTGLTDQNSTVKNCAKFTLVLPKEEVQLKTENTESGEEWRGFILTVTELSVPLHVSLLPGQVIRLHEVLEREKKRRIETEQTPSSAVEKKEPTEDYADVLSPMPACFYTVSRKEATEMLEKNPSLGNMILRPGSDSKSYSITIRQEIDMPRIKHYKVMSVGKNYTIELEKPVTLPNLFSVIDYFMKETRGNLRPFIYSADENSEFPEARSTFK; encoded by the exons ATGATGGCTAAGAACCCCCCGAAACCAGCCCCTCGCAGGATCTTCCAAGAAAGGTTAAAGATTACTGCTCTACCTTTGTACTTTGAAGGGTTTTTGTTAGTCAAGAGGTCAGAATACCAG GAATATAAACATTACTGGACAGAACTGAGAGGAActacacttttcttttattctgacaAAAAAAGTCCAACA TATGTTGACAAGTTAGACCTAATAGACCTCACAGGTCTTACTGACCAGAATTCAACTGTAAAGAATTGTGCAAAATTCACCCTTGTTTTGCCAAAAGAGGAAGTGCAACTGAAG ACAGAGAACACGGAAAGTGGGGAAGAATGGAGAGGCTTCATTCTTACAGTAACAGAG CTGTCAGTTCCCCTACACGtgtccctcctccctgggcaAGTAATTCGACTGCACGAAgtcctagagagagagaaaaaaaggaggattGAGACAGAGCAGACCCCGAGCTCAGCTGTGGAAAAGAAGGAACCGACTGAAGATTATGCAGATGTACTGAGCCCTATGCCAGC ATGTTTTTATACCGTGTCCCGGAAAGAAGCAACTGAGATGCTTGAGAAGAACCCTTCTTTGGGAAATATGATCCTGAGACCTGGTAGTGACAGCAAAAGCTACTCCATCACTATCCGGCAGGAGATAGA catgccAAGAATCAAGCACTACAAAGTGATGAGTGTAGGAAAAAACTACACTATTGAACTGGAAAAACCC GTAACACTCCCAAACCTTTTCAGTGTCATTGATTATTTCATGAAAGAGACTCGAGGAAATTTACGACCATTTATATATTCAGCTGATGAAAACTCTG
- the STAP1 gene encoding signal-transducing adaptor protein 1 isoform X4, translated as MMAKNPPKPAPRRIFQERLKITALPLYFEGFLLVKRSEYQEYKHYWTELRGTTLFFYSDKKSPTYVDKLDLIDLTGLTDQNSTVKNCAKFTLVLPKEEVQLKTENTESGEEWRGFILTVTELSVPLHVSLLPGQVIRLHEVLEREKKRRIETEQTPSSAVEKKEPTEDYADVLSPMPACFYTVSRKEATEMLEKNPSLGNMILRPGSDSKSYSITIRQEIDMPRIKHYKVMSVGKNYTIELEKPVTLPNLFSVIDYFMKETRGNLRPFIYSADENSGK; from the exons ATGATGGCTAAGAACCCCCCGAAACCAGCCCCTCGCAGGATCTTCCAAGAAAGGTTAAAGATTACTGCTCTACCTTTGTACTTTGAAGGGTTTTTGTTAGTCAAGAGGTCAGAATACCAG GAATATAAACATTACTGGACAGAACTGAGAGGAActacacttttcttttattctgacaAAAAAAGTCCAACA TATGTTGACAAGTTAGACCTAATAGACCTCACAGGTCTTACTGACCAGAATTCAACTGTAAAGAATTGTGCAAAATTCACCCTTGTTTTGCCAAAAGAGGAAGTGCAACTGAAG ACAGAGAACACGGAAAGTGGGGAAGAATGGAGAGGCTTCATTCTTACAGTAACAGAG CTGTCAGTTCCCCTACACGtgtccctcctccctgggcaAGTAATTCGACTGCACGAAgtcctagagagagagaaaaaaaggaggattGAGACAGAGCAGACCCCGAGCTCAGCTGTGGAAAAGAAGGAACCGACTGAAGATTATGCAGATGTACTGAGCCCTATGCCAGC ATGTTTTTATACCGTGTCCCGGAAAGAAGCAACTGAGATGCTTGAGAAGAACCCTTCTTTGGGAAATATGATCCTGAGACCTGGTAGTGACAGCAAAAGCTACTCCATCACTATCCGGCAGGAGATAGA catgccAAGAATCAAGCACTACAAAGTGATGAGTGTAGGAAAAAACTACACTATTGAACTGGAAAAACCC GTAACACTCCCAAACCTTTTCAGTGTCATTGATTATTTCATGAAAGAGACTCGAGGAAATTTACGACCATTTATATATTCAGCTGATGAAAACTCTG
- the STAP1 gene encoding signal-transducing adaptor protein 1 isoform X1 produces MMAKNPPKPAPRRIFQERLKITALPLYFEGFLLVKRSEYQEYKHYWTELRGTTLFFYSDKKSPTYVDKLDLIDLTGLTDQNSTVKNCAKFTLVLPKEEVQLKTENTESGEEWRGFILTVTELSVPLHVSLLPGQVIRLHEVLEREKKRRIETEQTPSSAVEKKEPTEDYADVLSPMPACFYTVSRKEATEMLEKNPSLGNMILRPGSDSKSYSITIRQEIDMPRIKHYKVMSVGKNYTIELEKPVTLPNLFSVIDYFMKETRGNLRPFIYSADENSETERFPVTPLK; encoded by the exons ATGATGGCTAAGAACCCCCCGAAACCAGCCCCTCGCAGGATCTTCCAAGAAAGGTTAAAGATTACTGCTCTACCTTTGTACTTTGAAGGGTTTTTGTTAGTCAAGAGGTCAGAATACCAG GAATATAAACATTACTGGACAGAACTGAGAGGAActacacttttcttttattctgacaAAAAAAGTCCAACA TATGTTGACAAGTTAGACCTAATAGACCTCACAGGTCTTACTGACCAGAATTCAACTGTAAAGAATTGTGCAAAATTCACCCTTGTTTTGCCAAAAGAGGAAGTGCAACTGAAG ACAGAGAACACGGAAAGTGGGGAAGAATGGAGAGGCTTCATTCTTACAGTAACAGAG CTGTCAGTTCCCCTACACGtgtccctcctccctgggcaAGTAATTCGACTGCACGAAgtcctagagagagagaaaaaaaggaggattGAGACAGAGCAGACCCCGAGCTCAGCTGTGGAAAAGAAGGAACCGACTGAAGATTATGCAGATGTACTGAGCCCTATGCCAGC ATGTTTTTATACCGTGTCCCGGAAAGAAGCAACTGAGATGCTTGAGAAGAACCCTTCTTTGGGAAATATGATCCTGAGACCTGGTAGTGACAGCAAAAGCTACTCCATCACTATCCGGCAGGAGATAGA catgccAAGAATCAAGCACTACAAAGTGATGAGTGTAGGAAAAAACTACACTATTGAACTGGAAAAACCC GTAACACTCCCAAACCTTTTCAGTGTCATTGATTATTTCATGAAAGAGACTCGAGGAAATTTACGACCATTTATATATTCAGCTGATGAAAACTCTG